TACAtcaatatttagaatttttttctccagtgTTCTAGGCAGGCACTTACAATTAATCTGAGTTGGCTCAACTGAAAATCTACTTGCTATGCCTCAATTTGATGATTTCTAAAGTCCTTTCTCACTCTTAATTTAGGAGTCTGAGTTTCTAAGTGAGAGAGCCAAAAGCCCATTTTTCTAATTCAGTTACAGCTCACTCAAAAAACAGGAAGATGAAAACTTAGGATCATGTAATAGAATACTCCCTACCCCGAGGCCGAGCCGGGTCTTCCTGGAGTCCTGCTGCCCTTCCCTCTGTGCCAGCGTCTTACAGTCAGTCCACCCAGTATGACTGAGTCCTTGCCATTTTCACCCTCTTTTACCTAAAACAGCCCCTACTTAGCTTTTTATTTGGAATCAAGGAATCTGCAAGAAAAGGCATTATCTCAGATCATTAAAAACTGAGAGTCCAAAGGCTCAAATTTACAGTTCCTACCCCTCACAGGAACGCAATCACAGAGACAGTACCTGGAGAGGGAAATTTCCAGGAATCTGGATGGTTGCAACTGTGTTTTATTGAGAGAAGCTGTGAAGAGGTAAATTTATAGGGCCCACCTCACAAGCCATACCTCACCCCAAAATCCACCAAGAGGCAAGATTCAGAATGGGGAAgcatgtgtgtgttggggcaGAGCCCGAATTTGAATTATTTCTCTCAgggcaagaaggaagagaggagaggcAGATGCGGCATAATGGGGTGGTAAGGCCATTTCTCTGTTCTGGCCTCAGGTGGAATCCTCCACAGAAGCATCAAAGTGGACAGGCACATATGGGTTTCCCTCACAGGCTATGATGATGTGTCTATTCATGTTGCTGGTCTGGTACAAGCAGTTGGGGTACTTGGAGCCGCTGGTTTGGCGGCAGTCTGTGATGTGCATATTGGAGCGGCTTTGGTGGCAATTTTGCTGCCCGTTCTTGCAGGTGACATTTTCCTGGAAGCAGACAGCCTGGACATCCTGCAGGGACTCGTGCACAAAGGTGTTCACTGGTTTGCAACTTTCCTGCGTCATATTCCGTACCTTCATCATTTTGTTACAGTAGCTGGAGTCACTGCTGAGTGAGCTGCCTGAGTCCATGTGCTGCCGCTGGAACTTCATGGCTGCAGTCTCCTTGCTCAGGGAAGGCTGGATGACTCCCAGCACCAGCAGCACCAGGGCTAGCAGTGGGAACAGGACAAGGGACTTCTCCAGAGCCATGGTGGTCTTGCTCACCTCGAGGAGCCTacaaaggaaagggagagagatggaaaagCATCGTCTTAGAGAGAGAACCCCAGATCTCACCATTGCCTGCCCTAGCTTGCAGTCTCCCTTTCAGGTCAGCCAAATGCAAGTCCTCTTCCTGAGAAATTAACCAAGTAATGAGACACTCACATATGACCCTCTCCAAGAACATTTTACTCCCACTTGCTAGAGAGAGGCTTCCTTCCCCTCTAAGTGAGTTGCATAAATCTGATGCTACTTCACAGGACAAACAAAAATTAGGGATGTCCTGAAATCCTAGCAGTCCTGCCTTTGGATACTTGAGTTTCTTTGACCTAAAATACATCTGAAAAATGAATGGTTGTACCAGTTCTTAACTGCTTATTAGAAGATCATTTTCAATTGAACCATGAGCCAAATTGTACCCTGGAGGTATCATCATTACATCCAGGATCAAGACTGATGTTGCCTTGCTGTTCCACAGCACAAGGGAAATTCAGCTCAGGGCCTGACACCAGATCATAAAGGAATTCCACAGGATTCCAAAGAGAGATGCTCCCGCCCATCCACCCACCTCCAACTCGGGGACTCCCCCTTCTCCAGCTCCATGGATTCTCTGCAGCCTGGATACTCCCAAATTTTCTATCCCTGGGTGATGTTTGCCTGGTCCAAGTTTTCTCTATGCTAGTCGCATCCACCTGGGTTCCCTCCTCTCCAACCCTCAAGCAAAAGCAGCTCCTGAGACAAGCTCCTGGGCAGTTTACCTGGGTCTTCTGgagaaagtagaagaaaggacAGCTTCTACAGTCACTCAGTCTTGAGGTGTGGATTTTATACAGATTGCAAAGGGGTTTGGCTTTCAAGAAGAGAAAAGTGGGAGGAGCATCTGGGACTCAGTTTAGAGAGAAACAAGGACTAGGTGAagaagggctgggggtggggatcaCCAGGCCACCCTTTTCTCCAGGCTTTTAAGGAAAGAGTGAGTCTTTGCCTGTGTGGGAGGCAAGTGAACCTCATCTGTTTGCTGGTTCACAAGGAAGAGCAGAGAAAGGCACTGGCTGCCAGGGCTCACAGCTCAGGTACTGCAGCAAAGCACTCATTAACTCTTTGGGGATTATTTTAGCCAAATAACACTTAGCGGCTAAAAAAGGGGCCCTGATTCCTCTTTAGGGCAGAGGCCCTGGACTATCTGAGGTAACTTCATGGAGACAAAGGTCAATTTAGATTGCACTAATTTAGGAGATTTTATGATCCAATGACACTATCTCTCAGGAAACAGTGCAGCGACTCAAACCTGTCAAAAGCTGTAACTGAGAAACTGAGAATTAACagatcattatatagatgtttttctttctatattgcagaaaaggcagaagttaatacctgaaattactgaaacaaCTAGTCTCACCCTTGTTTATACTTTCTACTGTTACGGTGGATCTAGCATGGTATCAGCCTTGTGTATACTTActgttgtaatggttattttagCTTCGTTGCAGCCCTGGGCAGTATTATAGCCTGGTCACAGCTTGTGTATACTTACTATTTTAATGGTAACAACCCCAAACCCCCATAAAAACCGGAACTTCTTAGACTCAGGGAGACGGATTTGGGGGctaataggccatctgctctcctgcttcacacatagcattaaactctctctctctttgaaatcctagtgtcatggattggctgttacaCACATTGGGCAGACAACACACTGCTTTTGTCCGGTATCAATTTGGCAACCCAAGAAAGGACAAAGATTCCTCAGGGGTCCAACTGCCCAAAGTTCTGGAGCCCCAGCAGGACAGGTAAACAGGTAACTGAGCCTCTTGTAGTGTaacaacccatggcctgagcaaaacaggcctgcagatcttttggtgcacagcagtctgcatgacctagacagctaaatgtttaactttattgtctttctaagccagtaaagagaaaaagggtgaaatgaccttaaaatgtaactttatgcaagcaggcaggaagtgagaagctcttagtctcacaaaaagagctaaatgtaattgttcaagtgctattctaaTCCATCCTGCCCtaccccccaggtcaaagtaacctgttcctgcatctatgttccccccacccttaggaggacctttgtcttaaacccttataaaaggctttctgcccttttttaattgcttggtcatcttccctgcaaatgtgatgcctgcctggcctgagggagttgtcatgatctctccaccaCTGCTCACCCTATAAATAAGCCCTGAATacaagttcatgtatcagaaaatgctcgttgtcttctttggcctctggactggcatggccctcttgggttGCAACATGTGGCCACTAGATTCCTTCCAGTCTGGAGGCTCAGCAACCAGGTTTTTCTCTGTTCTGCTGTCTCTCCAGACCCTCAGTGCATtaaaaaagcttcaaagagaaaAACGGTTTCTTGTTCCAAGTCTGGACATCTGACTGGGTGAGTGGGTCATCAAGGTAAAAGTGGATTGGGAAGTTAGTATGGTGGTTTGAATTCCTGGCCTGGGTCCTGCTTCCAGAATGGTCCCCCTTGCTCTGAACGCTACACCTTTCTGTTTTCAGAGTATCATTCTGTACGGGATTCGAAGCCCTGAGTATGTTTAGTGTGCTCCTGGGAAAGAAGTAAttcatatttaatgaaattaagttggtGTTTTATGCCTGTTTAACTGTTAATTGTTGTGTTACTTAGGTATAGTAAGTGTTTAAGGCATGTTTAATTGTTAATTAGTGTGTTGGTTTTGTTATCAATTGGTTTGTtacttaaatatattcataagCGTTAAGTATTTGTGTGAATTGTTAATTGGTTTGTTATTGCATTTGTATTGTTCAAGTGTTCCTGGTTGGTTACTGATTACTGAAATTCTTTAGaatgggaaattctaattctGGCAGCATTCCTAAATGTAGCCCTTTGGGCAGTATTTTGAAAAgttggaaagattttagttataaGCCTATGAAAAAGCAAGGAgtagtttatttctgtaacacagtcTGGCCTCGGTATGATGTAGAATCAGGAGAGAGATGGCCTGAGAATGGCTCTATGGAAAAGAACACTGTATTAAAGTTAGAGCTGTTCTGCAAAAGAGCAGATGTTGGATGAGGTGATGTACGTCCAATCCTTTATTTGTCTCTCCCAGCAATCAGTGTtgatgagaaaatgtaaaattttacctGTAAAGATTAATGAAGAAcaggaaaaatgatttttttctgattcaaATTTGGAGGATCCACTAGAACTTTTATTAACTCCTTCATCTGCTCCACCTGTACCCTGTAACCAAGGAGGCAAATAGATCAGAAAAGGAGAAAGCTTCcctacctcttcctctcctcctctgtgTCCCTCTTTACCAGAAGTACAAGACCCTGAGATAGAAATGGTCTGCCTGTGTCATACCAGACAGGGTACTCAGTTTGGCCAGGGCTGCTCTTTAAAACCAGCAGCAGTTCCACCAGCAAAACTTTTACCTCTCTGGTTAGTGCTTAGAGTAGTAGAAAAACAGGGAGGCCTGAGAGGATTTATAATATTCAAGCATAccagaaaaggatgaaaaagtaGGGTTCAAATTagtgagttttatatttctatgtttcaaaaaaaaaaggacataggAACTCTTGTCAACACTAAGGCCTCCTTAGGGGTCCTAAATTCTCCcaccctcatttaaaacttttaaaatcaggCTTGGTTTAGAAGTCTACCTACTGGGCCTGGATATCAGAAATGGTGGACACAGAGGAAATGTAGAATAGACCCCTTTTTTTCTGAGAGAATTccccaatttaaaattatttttttcaatggtACTTGTGCAATGTTAACTGCagtaaacaaatcattattaaaatataaatagccttggGATAGGGGTAATTGAATAAGATCTAATTGCCAAAGTTCAATAAGTGagagaaaatgtccttgagagctatggaaaagttttcctggattaaTGGGACAAACTAAACAATTGTCTATTTTCCAGAGTTTGATGCTTTTGAGGTTGCTCATAATTTTAGGATACTGTGaaagcatactttttttttttttacctctaatAGAAAAAGGAGCATTATATCTATTAGATCTTTATGATGGTGAAAAATGtaagtttgtgtttaatgaaattaaattaataatttaactgacaaagaactagaacaaacttgacaaacttttaaaaataattgtgcttTGTAAGATgtttttggtaacttaaggtaTGTGGGTATGTAAAGTATACAGGATGTGCTTTTAAGGGTATAGTTTTGTACTCAAGAATGTGTAGAACAAAGCCTGGGTGAATATGGAAAGTCATCGATGTTCAtggaagtgaattttgtttgtcatAGTCAGTGCTGACTAAAATTTGGTAAGCTTGCCTAAGGGTGTGTAGTTTTGTAAATGGCTGGTTTTCATGTGTGAGACCTGAATGGAAATGGAAAGTTCTAGAAGGGTTGTGAAAGTGAATTCTGTTTGTCATAGTCAATGATGACCAAAAATTTGATAgacttgtttataatattttataagagCTTTTCATGTCAAAACAGAAGTTTAGTTTACTCCATGTTAAAATAATGCAGATTAttggtctgctcttaatgaaagattataaaaagtttttcttaactaCCTTAGCATTCTGTCTAGAATACAAAGATTGTATGTCAAATCAGAATAATATCTTTGTTGATGTTCATTTTGaacttatcatcctttatttttagaagactttttgttgtcactttggttaaataaGGAACCAATATTGTCTCACAATAACCCAGTTTCCTGTTTAGCATATTGTTCAAACCTGAAAACTTTTGATATTTTGCCCTCCTAAAATTGAACCCTaaaggatgtcttttatttcaaactgttgcaAAGGATTTGTTGTTTTACCTTGTAAAAGTGATATTACTTAGGAACTTTTTCAGAGATATTACAATAACTAAAAGggattttctatccttctgttagttaaatttgtatgggtgaaatattattcatatatttagaggTTGTATAAAATTCCTAATGACTTGAcagtgttctcactgtccatgttatatccTGATACTGATCTGCATGATGTTGTTAGTTatagttttagttattcttaaaaGAAGGTTGCAGATCATGGAAACAATGAAATTTACCTGTCAGTTACACTACTTTGCTCTAATGCATCTCTAAAATTCAGCTATAAGCGagaacttcatcttcaacaaaaagggacattaaaagagaaaaaaggaaagtatataatttatgttctattttttaattaatataaccctggtaaatgtgtaaagaTGATACAGGAAAAAACTTCTGCTATGGTTTCTGGTTTATTACTCCAATATAAATCAACTGTCAAATGTTTGTATTTCTAAAgatagcttcatttagaaaatgcttataagaaaatgaGGACCTATATTGTaaactcttagagcagtcacatttattcctaagttttaactgttatttctaaattctgagattctttgctctttgtttataacctggtaattccctggaactttgggtatctgtgtgacacctgagtctCCGAGTTAGAGTTCTCCATCTCTGatagtcagcattactccatacagcaactgctgaAAAAGAGGTCttttacagaaaagaatgaagctgatctggttaagactaagggaaatcagaatacagggtaaaagatggtattgtctatattttaagaccttaacttctgtgtgagaccaaaggaagagatatttgttctgcccaaaattttaattttctgtgacatgcacactatataatttaacctttCTGGCCAATTAATTTAAATAACCTAGTTCAGCTTTATGTGGCATAGTACATAGAATAGGGAATGATATCTTAGTATTCTATACAAGTTGATTTAATACACTGACACATTTCAGAGTCTTTTTgggcataaaatgaaaaagtatttgcaaggtcccTTGAAGAACTGAGGAAAGAAGgcatggaactattaaacttccccatccaAGGAATTTGTGCTGTTCTTTTAAGCAACAGGGTCTCCCAGTTTAATAagccaaacccttgatcttgaggcttcctcttataaaacttatttttgtaatggcaaagctaagtctacttataattaattcctaagagtcacccccagagaacttcttttgttgctcagatgtggtctctctaagctaaactctgcagataaactcactaccttctccCTTACATGGAATATAATTTCCAGGGGTGTATGtcaccctggcaatgtgggacatgactccctgggatgagccctGCCCTGGCCTCATGGGATTGGTTggccaaaaagggaaaaagcaataaagcaaagtaaagtttcagtggttaagagatttcagatagagttaaGAGGTAATTCTGGGAGCTATTGttatgcaagtttcagccagatatttcaaaatgccacagtatgccaagcctgAAGCAACACTGTTCGTGAAAACCTTAAGGAACACCATAGGTTTTATCTAAAGTCTCTAAAAAAGTTATTTACTCAATGCacttagtaagtttattctttcggagacttaaagcctctgggtttttcctatgccagttaagctctgaaacccagaggtagcaatctctccaagaacaacaaccagtttcTACCCCATAATGATGACACACTTTttagcatgaagaagttagaatggttgttgcccagatatccctcaagattgaggaatggacaaaaataaaatggaggaaCTGTAACCAAAAttcagaattaacaaatgattatgatttctgaatcattatatagatatttttctttctatattgtagaataggcagaattcaatacctgaaattactgaagcTCAGCTAGTCTCCTCCTTATTTATACTtcctattgtaatggttattataGCCTGTTCTCAGCCTTGTGTATACTTACTATTGGAATGGTAACAACTGTAaccccccttgtttgaatccataaacaCCCTGAACTCTTTAGGCtcaaggagacagatttttggggtTCACATGTAGCATTAATCTCTatctttctttgaaaccctggtgtcatggattggctgttatgtgcatcaggcagagaactgtttttttttctggttatcaAGGCTGTGCAGTTATAGTTCTCAAATTAAGCCCATCCCTAGTTTGTACAAAATTCTCCCTTTTCAGCCTCCTACGCACCCAGCAGCATTTCACCTCACATGATAGGTCAACTGCAAAAAGGCAAAAAGCTTTCTGGGCAGTGCAATTTATCATTCCTTTAGAATACTGCTGCTTTGTAGGGCTTCCCATCTCTCCACTaatcctcccccccaccccacgcaCCTGACAGCAAAAAGTGGGAAAGAAAGTGGATCTGACATCTGGGTCTTGTGTGAGGCCAAGAAGTCCAGGTTCCACTTTCTCAGAGCATGGCCCTGACCTGCCTGGTGAGCTCTCCAGATGTAGTCAATAGTCTGGGCTCCAGAACACAGGGATTGGCCCTAGTCTCCAGCCTCCGCCTCCTCTGGCAAGTCCATCCAAGGATCCTGGCACCATCCCAGCCTTCCTCAGCCCCAAGGACAGAGAACAGACATTTTCAATATGCCCTTTCCCACCCTAAGCCCCAGACCTGGGTCTTGTTAAATGGAGTCAGATCTTGCCCAGGGTGTCTACAGAAAGATAGAGACCTGTGGTTCCTGATTAGAAGAATACTTCATTATGCTTTAGCCTGGGTTCAGTTTTTAtacttgctattgaaatggtTATTTTTGCTTAGTTCTAGCTTAGTTCCCCCCGTTTACGTGGTACTATAGTTGTTTATACATGGTATTGTAGTGGTAACAACTCTAtgtccccttgtttgaatccataaaaaccttaAGCTCCTTAgactggggagacagattttaaaCCGAGAGGCCATCTATTCTCCTTGCTTCacatagcaataaactctttcttcctGTTGAAACCCCACTGTCATAGATTGGCTGCTATGCACAATGGGCAGAGAACCCTGTACTTGATATGTATCAGTTTCATCCATTTTAGGACAACTTTCCCTGTCTCCCCATTGTTCACTTCTAGAGCAGGCACCAGTGCCTCCCATCCTTCCCTAAGGGACTGCCCACTTGCCCCAGCTCCTCTGATAGCTAATCACTGCTGTGTTAATTATTGACCACTTCTATGTGAATGAAAACAGCTGGCAAGAAAGGAAGACAGAGCACTGAGGGAGCTGGGAGCCAGGAATCTGCAGCCTTTACCATAGTCATAGCCTTGACTTGGTCTTTCTTTTGAGAAGCAGACCTGATTAAATCAATGACACTGTGGAAGACCCTCTAAATGCTGAGAATTGTGCTTACCAGGAGCAATCCATACAATTATAATATAAACCAGACACCAAGTGCTACAGTAGAGGCTAGGACAGATTTATTAGGAAGGaataagaggaaaggaagggatggAGTGGAGGCAATCAGGGAAAGTTTCAGTGAAATGATTACATTAGGGAAAACTTTTAAAGATAAGTAAGGGTTTTCCATTTGAGGTGAGGGAAGGGCATCTCAGACAGAATAAAGGACATAAGGAGAAGTAGAGGTATGGCAGACCACTGTGTGTTTGGAAACACACGTTTCTCCATGtggctgggaggaggtggggcatgacagaaaaaaataaaatttaagccaGAGTAGAAGTATCTTCAATGCCATTCAAAAGACTTTGAACTTCAATATGTAAAAGATGTAGACATTTACCTTTGAACTCATGGAACAGAGGACCACAGACAATGAAAGGGACCTTCTTCCAGTCCTCCCATCATACACATGAGGAGACTGAGGACCAGGGCAAGGTCAGACAGCACCTTGGTGGCAGAGGCAGAAACCAGCATCCAGTCCTTGCCGTCCAAGGCAGTGTTCTCATTATACTGTCCTGCCTGGTGCGGAGGCACCTGCCTCCCATAAGTGCACCCAAAGGCTACATCTCTCATTATGAAAtttatctccttttcttccaGCTCTGGATGTGCCTGGAGGTCTCCCACAACTCTTCCTGGTGGGAGAAGGCAGAAGTGGCTTTGCTGCTGAGTTATCAGTGGAGTTAGGGGAACTGGGAACCCATCCTGGGACACAATAGGGGACATTTCCATTGGAGCAGCTGGAATGAGGAGAGGTTAGGCAGCAAGGGGATGAGAAGGTCAGGGCTCTCAGCTTTC
The Choloepus didactylus isolate mChoDid1 chromosome 4, mChoDid1.pri, whole genome shotgun sequence DNA segment above includes these coding regions:
- the RNASE1 gene encoding ribonuclease pancreatic isoform X1, which codes for MSDPLSFPLFAVRLLEVSKTTMALEKSLVLFPLLALVLLVLGVIQPSLSKETAAMKFQRQHMDSGSSLSSDSSYCNKMMKVRNMTQESCKPVNTFVHESLQDVQAVCFQENVTCKNGQQNCHQSRSNMHITDCRQTSGSKYPNCLYQTSNMNRHIIIACEGNPYVPVHFDASVEDST
- the RNASE1 gene encoding ribonuclease pancreatic isoform X2, giving the protein MALEKSLVLFPLLALVLLVLGVIQPSLSKETAAMKFQRQHMDSGSSLSSDSSYCNKMMKVRNMTQESCKPVNTFVHESLQDVQAVCFQENVTCKNGQQNCHQSRSNMHITDCRQTSGSKYPNCLYQTSNMNRHIIIACEGNPYVPVHFDASVEDST